GGTGGACTCGACGACGATCTCGGCTCCGAGGTCGCCCCAGGGCAGATTGGAGGGGTCGCGCTCTGACAGCACGGCGATCTCGTCGCCGTCTATCCTGATGCCAGAGTCGGTTGCTTCGACGTCGCCCTCGTAGCGGCCGTAGGTGGAGTCGTACTTGAACAGCCGTGCGTTGTCTTCGGGGTTGCCGAGGTCGTTGACCGCGACGACTTCGAGGGAGTCGGGGTGCCTCTCGCGGATCGCGCGAAGGACCTGTCTGCCGATGCGTCCGAAGCCGTTGATGCCGATGCGGGTTGCCATGATGCGTACTCCTCCTGCCAGCTTTAGGCTGGACACGTAAAGCAGGGGCCGGACGTTGGTCTCACGGGTCTATATTATCCGAGGCGGACGGGGTGGGGATAGGGGGAGCCGTTAGCCGTCCCGCCATTGGTTTCGAGTCAATGTGCCCATACATTGAGATCCTCGAATTCGGGCGAGCCCTGGTGGTCAGGCAGGAAATCCCCCATCACGCTGACCCACCCGGAGTCCGTGTTGTGGGACAGATCCAGTTGGGCAGCCAGGATATCGTTCAAGAATAGCTAGCCACGTTCGCCTATCGCCACAACGCGCAGGTGATTTTCGCCGTCTGTGTCAGTTGACAGGTTGAGGAGCGTACCACCGCCCAACCTCTTTCCACTGGCGGAGTTCGTATCCCTTAGCACTGCGCTCCAGAGATTTGCGCTGGTAACAGTGACCTCAATAAACGAAGCTGCCGTAGCGTTCGACTGTTCTCGCAGAATGAAACCATAGTCCCACGAATGATGGTCGGCAGAATACGGGTTCGTAAACGTGGCCTCTATCACCATGTCTGCTATGGAGATGTCGGCGAATTCTGACTTAATGAAGCCTTCATTCGGGTCGTGATCGAGTCCGCCGCTTATTGGGGCAAAGGTCGCACTCTTTTCGGGGTCAGGCGACGGTGTGGGAGTAATCGTTGGCTGCGGAGTCAATGTGGGCGCAGGCGATGGGGTCGGTGTTGACGTCGATGTGGGACTATGGGTTGAAGTCGGGACTGAGGTCGGCGATGGTGTGGGGGGTGAGTGTAGGGCTCAGGGTTGAAATTGGCGTAACGGTGTGCGTGGGCGAAGAGATGGTAGTGGGCGTGAGTGTCGGGACTGTCGTAGCGGTCGAGGGCGCTTCGATTTCGGCCTTTATGACAGGTGTCGCAGTGGGAGTTTCCGTGGGGAGTAGAGCAGATGCCATCGTCCCCACCGTAGCTCCGGGGTCTGGGAGGGGAGTCGGTGTCGGAGTCTGACCTCCTATCGTGCACGCAACAACGAACAGCATACTTGGGAGCAATAGCGCCGTTATTCTCATGGACTGAATTCTAACGTAGCGAGTGGTGCCGGCTTTGGAGAAGCCCTCGGCCTCGTCGGAGTGATGTCTAATCACGGCACCCCAGTCTGCCTTACGGGTCATGCGACGGGCGACACGTACACGGTGTTACTCGGGGCCTACCGACCGGAAAGCGCTGATTCTGACTTCGTTCTGGATGCGGCCATCAGCGCTGCTGCCAGTAGCGCCAGGCCGGCCATGACGATGAAGGCTGCTCTGTAGCTGCCGGTGGCGTCGTATGCCAGTCCCGACGCCAGTGGTTCGATGGCGAACCCCATTACCTGGGTTGCCCGGCCAAAGCCCTGGATAGCGCCCAGGGTGGTGGCTCCGGCGATTTCGGCCCGCCCCCAGTCGAACTCCTCCGACATGGGTACTACAAATAGCGGGGACGGATACCGCAATAGGCATCCCTCGTATGGATGGCAGTGACTTATGGGGAAGGCTTCTGGAGACGAAACTCAAACTCGCTGCGGTTCCTGTGATCTGAGGGGCGAACAGTGATGATTGAGTAGAGTACCTTCTTCATCCACCACCTTCAGGCAGGGTGGTGGCCTGGAGCCGAAGACCCAGGGCGCTAACCACTTTGAGTACGGTCGCAAACTCCGGGTTGCCATCGGTGGAGAGTGACTTGTACAGGCTCTCCCTCCCCAAGCCTGTCTGCTGCGCCACAAATGCCATTCTCCGGGCACGGGCGATATCGCCCAGGGTCGCCATAATCAGACTCAGGTCACCATCCTCCAGTGCGACGTTCAGGTATGCCGCCATGTCCTCCTCGGTCTCCAGATGCTCAGCGGGGTCCCACGGTCTCGTTTTCGTCTTTTCCATAGCTGGTTCCTCCTATAGTCCTCGTGCCAGCTCAAGCGCCCTTCGTATGTCCCGTTCCTGGCTATCCTTGTCGCCTCCGGCTAGAAGGACGATGAGGGTCTCTCCTCGCTGGACATAGTACACCCGGTAGCCCGGCCCATAGTTGACCCGAATCTCGGATATCCCTACTCCTACTGGTCTTACGTCCCCGGGGTTTCCGAGGGACAGCCGGCGAATGCGGTTGTCTATTCGCACCCTAGCTTGCCTGTCTCGGAGCCTCCNNNNNNNNNNNNNNNNNNNNNNNNNNNNNNNNNNNNNNNGGATACTTTCACGCAAGGGTGCTCGGTACGCGGGAAGGTTCCGTTTGCCTGTGAAGTTTAGCCGTGGCTGATACTATGCCGCTGTGGGCGTTGAAGAACTGCTGCCGGGGTTGGTCAGAATGATGGAAGAACGGTTCGGGCGTGCCGCTGAAGTGGTGCCCATGCAGCTGTGCGGAGATCCTCGCCTCGCTGAAACAGGCTGCCCAAATGATGTCAGAAGTTCAAATATCCTGGATAAGTGAGGCGACAGCTGTGCCTCCCGTCAGGAGCGGGGCAGGTACTTCTCGTAGGCCTCGGGGCCGGCGTACTTGGCGTCGGTGCCGAGTTGCTCTTCGATGAGAAGCAGGCGGTTGTACTTGGCTGTACGCTCGCCTCGGACGGGTGCGCCGGCCTTGATCTGGCCCGCGCCGACGCCGACGGCAAGGTCGGCTATGGAGGAGTCCTCGGTTTCGCCGGAGCGGTGGCTGATCACGATGCCCCAGCCCGCCTCGTGAGTCATGCGGATGGCGTCGAGCGTCTCGCTCACCGTGCCGATCTGGTTGAGCTTGACCAGCACCGCGTTTGACGTGCTGCGCTCGATGCCGTGTTCGATCAGGCGGGGGTTCGTCGAGTAGATGTCGTCGCCGACGAGCTGCACACGCGAGCCCAGCCGTCGCGTCATCATGTCCCATGAGTTCCAGTCGTCCTCGGCGAGGCCGTCCTCGATGGAGATGATCGGGTAGTCGCTGATCCAGGCGTCGTAGATGTCGACGAGGTCCTCGGAGCTCAGCGAGGTCTCTCGCTGCGGAAGCGTGTAGCGTGCCGGACGGCTGCTCAGCTCCGACGCCGCGACGTCCAGGGCGAGGAAGCAGTGCTCGCCGGGAGTGTAGCCTGCGCGCTCGATCGCCTCGATCAGCAGCTCGACGGCCTGCCGGTTGGTGGTCACCGGAGGCGCGAAGCCGCCCTCGTCTCCGACGTTCGTGCCGAGAGCGCGGTTGCGCAGCCCGGTCATGAGCGAGTGGTAGACCTCGACTCCGGCCTGCATTGCGCGCTTGAACGTATCGAATCCGAGCGGAAGCACCATAAATTCCTGGAAGTCGGTAGAGTTCTCGGCGTGACGCCCGCCGTTGATGATGTTGAACATCGGCACCGGGAGCGTCATCGGCTCGCCGTCACCTGACTCATCCTGGTGGAGGCTGTAGAAGTGCTCGTAAAGGGACTTTCCGCTGCTCGTGGATGCGGCTCGGGCCGCGGCGAGCGAGACCCCGAGAACGGCGTTCGCTCCGAGCTCGCTCTTGTTTTTTGTGCCGTCGAGCTCGAGCAGCAGGTCATCGATGGCGCGCTGGTCCATTACGGACTTGCCGGACAGCGCGGGGGCGATCTTGTTGTGCACGTTGGCGACTGCCTTGAGCACGCCGCGTCCGTGGAAGCGGTTCGGGTCGCCGTCGCGGATCTCGACGGCCTCGTTCGCGCCGGTCGACGCGCCCGATGGCACGAGCGCCCTGCCCCAGGAGCCGTCGCTGAGTCCGATGTTGACCTCAACGGTCGGGTTCCCACGCGAGTCTAGCACCTCACGCGCGCGTATGTCAGATATTGTGGTCATGGTGTGGTTAGTACCCCTCAGGGAACTCCGGTTGGAGCCTGTCTTCCTAGTTGGGCGATTCCAGTTCCGGCAGTCTAGACCAGAACACCTTGGCTTCGTGGTCCACGCCAAGCGGCTGCGGAGAGTCCTCCGTCAGAGCGTCCTCGATCCTGTTGTCAATGTGAACGCTCGCGATGGCAGCGTAGGCGGGCACGCCGGTGAACCGGGTGATGTACTCGGCGTGCCGCGTCGCTCTCTCCGTATCCCGGCCGGCCGCCGTGTAGGAGATTTCCACCGCTACGTACTGCGTATCTCCGTCACTGTTTACAGCTTCGATCACCAGGTCGGCGCGGCGGAACGTCCGCATGTTGTGTCGCGAGATACCGGCGGTCAGGCCACTGCGCTGCGCCTCATCTGCCATCATTACCACCTCGCCTCGTTCCAGTGTCTTCAGCCACCGGAGGCCCATGTCGCTGGTGATGACAGGCGCATCATCACGGGCCGACCTCTCCATGAATAGGCCTTTCAGATCGCCAATATGTACGATGTTCTGCTTTGTATCGCCTTCAACGCTGCCTAGACGTTCCAGGATGGAATTCTGGGTCTTCAGCAAGAAGTTTTGAGTCTCCAGCATGGCGTCCTGAGTCTGGCGCAGATCGGCGATCTCCTTCAGTATGGAGTCCTGCGTCTTCAGCATCTCGTTCTGAGTCTGGCGCAGGTCGACGATCTCCTTCAGCATGGAGTTCTGAGTCTCCAGGATTGAGTCCTGAGTCTTGCTCATCGAGGCAACTCGTGCGGGGAGCTCCAACAGCTCTTCGGTCAGCAGTTCTCGTCTCACTGCCGAGCGTAGAGCCTCATCTTCTCGCACTATGCGAAGGAAGTCCTCTATGTTGTCGATAGTTGTCATCGGCGTCGTCTCTGAATCAGTCTCAATTGTAGCTGACCGGGTTGACGTTGTGTGAGTCGTTACCACTTAGGTAGAGGGAGGGTAGTGTCACAGGGACGTGGTTGGACACAGTAGTATTTGTGCCAGGTCGCGCTGCCGAGCTTTGGGGGCTTGGCGTCCCCTAGCCCTCGTCGCGGCGGCGGATTAGGCGGGTGGGGGTGTCGACGATGTAGCCGGACAGGTTCAGGGCGGTGTGGATGAGGCCGATGTGCGAGTACGCCTGTGGGAAGTTGCCGAGCTGTCGCTCGGTTGCGGGGTCGAACATCTCGGCGAACAGTCCAAGGTGGTTCGAGCACCGAGAGATCATGTCATTGAAGTAGTCGAAGGCCTTATCCATCTGGCCGGTGTAGATCAGGTTGCCTATCAGCCAGAAGCTCAGCATCGTGAACGCGCCCTCAGGTTGAGCGTCCAGCCCGTCGTCGGTCTCCTCAGGAAGGTAGCGCCAGACCAGCGGGCCGTCCGTCAGCTCGCGCTCGATGGCGTCGAGGTTCTGCCGCACGCGCGGGTCCTCGCTCGGGATGAGACCGAAGAATGGAATCGCCAGGTTGGAGGCGTCCAGCGCTTCGCTGGCGTAGTGCTGGCGGAACGCCTGCTTCGACTCGCTCCATCCCTGCTCCAGCAGCTCGGTCTTGATGTCGTACGCCACCTGCGACCAGCGCCTGTAGTACCGACGCTGCTCGACAGCCGCGGCGATGTATGCAGCGGTGTCCAGCGCCACCCAGCACAGCACCTTGGAGTACACGAAGTGCTGCATACCTCCGCGAACCTCCCACACTCCGCGGTCGCGCCTATGCCAGTTGTTCACGACGTCCTCGGCCAGCGAGCACACCAGGTCCCACGCCTCCTCGGGGAGTTCGCCGTGCAGCACCAGCAGCGAGTGTATGGATGCGATGACCTCGCCGAACACGTCCATCTGCAGGTGCTCTGCGGCGCCGTTGCCGATGCGCACGGGCCTTGAGTCCTCGTACCCACTCAGGTGCTCGAGGACCTGCTCTTCGAGAGATGACTCCTGCGTAATGCCGTACAGGATGCGCGTCCTGCGCGTGTTCAACTGGCACTGCTCCAGCAGCCACTGGATGTAGAAGTCGGCTCCGTATTGGTCCCCGAGCCGGTAGAGGATGTCGACGGCGAAGCTGGTGTCGCGCAGCCATGAGAAGCGGTAGTCCCAGTTGCGCGAGCCGCCTAGCGTCTCAGGGAGGCTCGTGGTCGGCGCTGCGACCATGGCGCCTGTGCCTCGATAGATCATCAGGTGCAGTACGAGGAAGGAGCGCACCACCTGTTCGCGCCACAGCCCCTCGTAGTTCATCATCGCGACGAGGTCCTCCCAGTAGCCCTGCGTCAGCTCCAGCTTGTCCTGTGTGCGGTAGTGCTCCAGGTTAGCCGGCCGGTCGGGACCGTACGCCATCACGAAGGTCGCAGAGTCGACCTCGGACATCGTGAAGGACCCGGACACTCCGGCAGCGCTCTCGTGAAGTGGGACACTGGCGAGCAGCATCATCGTCTGCCCGCCGCCCTGCGCCTCGACCGCGCTCCCGCCGCCGTTCGTGCTCACCGCGCGGAACTCTGGGACGGCGCGAGCGTAGTCGTGTCGCGGCTCGTATTCGCACCGCATCTCCACGCTGCCCGCGGAGCACCTGACGATGCGATGCAGTTCCGGCGGGTTGTCAGGGTACTTGTCAGGCTTGCCATCCTTGTCGTTGTCCTGGATGGGCATGAAGTCCGTGATGGAAACGACGCCGGTGGACGTGGTGAACTCGGTCTCCAGGACGTTGGTGTCTTCGACGTAGGACTGCACGGTAGCGTATGTAGCGCTGGGCCAGATGCGGAACCTGCCGCCGATGTCCTGGTCCAGGATCGCAGCGAAGACGCTCGGCGAGTCGAAGCGGGGCAGGCAAAGCCAGTCGACCGAGCCGTCCATACCGACCAGTGCCGCCGAGGACATGTCGCCTATGAGTCCGTAGTCGTACATGTTGATCTCACGAGGTCAGGGATGGCACATAATTGCACCTTAGCATTGAGTAGGTGGGTGCGCAATGTGGGGTGGTGAGTAACCGTCGAAGCGGTAGACAGGCTGTGCCGGGGGAAACTTGACCTAAGGAAGTATGAATCTTACTCTGAGCATCGACATCCGTCGCGGGGGATTGGTCTGGGCCTTTGTATAACCCAAACTGAACCAAGACTCCTCGCCGTATTCATAACAGACCCTCGGGGCAGTCACGAAATCAACTGGTCATACCGTTGTTGGGCGCTAACCCAGCGCCGATGTGACAATCTACTCTGAGATAGCAACGCGTGAGAATTCTGAAGGAGAAGTGACTTGAAATCAGTCAGTGCTCTTGTTCTTTCAATCCTGGTAGTAGCTGCCTTGACTCTCGTGAGCTGCGGTCCAAGTAACGATGAGATCCGGGAGATTGTCCGGGATGAGGTCAACAGGATCGACATACCGGCTGGCCCGCCTGGTCCAGCCGGCCCAAGGGGCGATAGGGGAGCGACCGGTATCAGAGGAGACATAGGCCGCCTGGGCCCTGAAGGCCCTCCAGGCCCGCAGGGAGAGGCCGGTGCTCAAGGCCCAGCAGGAGACCCAGGCCCGAAAGGTGAGCCCGGAGACGCCGGCCCTCGAGGTGAGGCAGGACCGGCAGGGGCGCGAGGCGAGGCCGGGCCGCCCGGCGAGGTCGGACCTCGAGGTGAGGCCGGTCCCAGGGGTTTGCGCGGCGAGCCAGGCCCGCAGGGAGAGCCAGGGCCGGAGGGTCCCCCAGGACCTGCGGGTGCGATCAGCGAAGTCCTGACGTCTCTGGAGGTTGAGGAACTGATCATCCGAGTTCCGGGCGGCGTCGGATACATCATTGTGCGTGGGGGTGTGGGAAACAAGGTAGCTGACATCAGGTGGTATGACTCCGAAACAGACGAGATCGTCGGGGAGATCATCGCTGACAGCAAACAGGGGATGAGGCTAAGTTCCAAGAGTGCCGAAGGCGAATGGACGAGATCACCGTGTGCCCCTAGAAAGTCTGGAGACGAAGAGTGCGTTGTCAGACACCGGTGCAATTCGTTTGTGCTGTGCCCAGCTTCATACGCCGGGCGTTGACGGCCATCTCTTCGCCTGTTAGCGTTCCACTCCACCGCCGTAGGCATCGTAAGTAGTCGGTCACGCCATTGGCATCGAGGGCGCCAGACAATTCGGATTGAGAAGCTCCGCACACTGCCGAGCCACCCCGCATTTGAACTGCGCAGGCTCGCATGAAAGGAGTGGCACAATGAAGGGCTACGTCATCATGGACGCTGAAATCATCGATACTGACGCGTACTCTGAGTTCGCCGAGAAGTCTCCTGCGGCCATCGCGGCGCACGGCGGACGACTCCTCGCGCGCACCAGCGACGTCGATGTAATCCAGGGCAACTGGGTGCCCAAGCGCTTTGTGATCGTGGAGTTCGACAGCCTCGAAGCGGCGAAAGGATACATGGCATCCGTCGAATACGAGGCCCTTGACGAACTGCGCAGGCGGGCGACGAGGGCCAACATCGTTGTCTTCGAAGGAATCGATTCCTAGCTGCAAGTTCGGCCCCCATTCGCTGAAGAACGATTTGCGAGATTGGCTGACCATTGACTGCCAGGAACGCTGAACAGGCCATCCAGTTTGAGCCTGAGGAGGCTTGCCCCCTACGATCGCACTGTTGGTGGGATTTCAGGGCGCCGTGCTCGTGGTCGCACCGACGGTGCTCAACGTGGCGATTGCGATTCGCTCGACGGGCCCCGACGACACCTTTCTGACCTGGAGCGTCTTCGCCGCGATGGTGATCTGTGCGGCGACCACGGCGTTGCAGGGGTCGCAACTGTGGAGATTCGGCTCCGGGCACATCGCGCTCGCCTGGCCAGCCGCGATGTTCATCGCGATCATGGTGGCTGCAATCTCCATCGGTGGGCCAGCGATGTTCGCGACTGTGATGGTCATTTGCAGCCTGGTCCAGATCGCGCTCGCCTGGTGGCTGCCGGTTTTGCGGCGAATCATCACACCGGTTGTCTCCGGTACGGTGACGATGCTGGTCGCAGTAAGCGTGCTGCCCATCGCGTTCGACGCCGTCCAGGACCTGCCTGACGGCACCGCACCGGCCGCAGGCCCGGCGATAGCTGGAGTCACATTGCTGGTCTCGGTGATTGCGACGTTGCGGGCCACGGGACGCTGGCGCCTGGTCGCGCCGCTCATCAGCATCCTGGCCGGATGTGCCGTCGCCGCAGCTTTCGGTGTGCTCGACGGTGACCGGATCGCCGACGCCAGGTGGTTTGGAATTCCCGAAGTACCGTCTCTGGGCCTGGAACTCACACCGACCAGGGAGTTCTGGGCGCTCCTGCCCACGTTCGCGATTCTCACCCTGGTGCTTGGGATCAAGACGATCAGCGACGGTGTGGTGATCCAGCAGGGCTCCCGCCGCCTTCCGAGGGCGATCGACTTCCGTCAGATCCAGGGCATGGTCAGCGTCAACGGCATTGCGATGTTCCTCGCCGGTATCGCCGGNNNNNNNNNNNNNNNNNNNNNNNNNNNNNNNNNNNNNNNNNNNNNNNNNNNNNNNNNNNNNNNNNNNNNNNNNNNNNNNNNNNNNNNNNNNNNNNNNNNNNNNNNNNNNNNNNCTGCTGACGATTCCGGGGCCTGTGTTGGGCGCTTACCTGATGCTCGCAATGGGCATCCTGTCTGTCAGCGGCTTTCAGACGATCATGCGCGACGGTCTCGACCCCCGGCGCATGCTTGTGGTCGCACTCGCATGTGCGCTGGGCCTGGGACTCCATCGTCACCCAGTCACGCAGGACCTCCTCGGCGATGATCTGGGCGCACTGCTTGGCAGCGGAGTTACCATCGGCGCAGTGGTCGCGATCGGGATGACGCTGCTGCTCGAAGCGATGAGCACGCGGCGCTCGCGCCTCGAGGTCACGCTGGACATGGCCTCGCTTCCGGCGATCCACGAGTTCCTCGACGGGCTGGCGTCCAGGCTGTCATGGAACGAATCCTCCACGCTGAGGTTGCGGTCGGCCGGCGAGGAGACGCTCACCACCCTTCTGATGCAGGAAGACGAGATTGAGGGGTCGGGTAGTCCGCGCCTGATCGTCGTCGCCCGGCCGCAAGGCGCTATGGTGGAGTTGGAGTTCGTCGCGACAACGCGTCATGAGAACATCGGGGACCAGATGGCGTTCCTGACCGACGAAGAGGCCATCCCAACACTCGACGACCTCTCGCTCCGGTTGCTGCGCTACCACGCGTCTGCCGTGCGCCACCAGAAGTACCACGGCGTGGACATCGTCACCGTCCAGGTCGAGGGCAGCGCCTGAGACTCGCAGCCTCGTCATTGCCGCGAAGGGGGAGATCTTCGCATATCCCCCTCTCCCTCAGGGAGAGGGCTGGGGTGAGGGTGAAGAGGCCTGATCGCAACCAATTGAGAAGCTTCACATCCCCTGGGTTCCGACGAAGTGTCTCCAGGCGGTGTGAGATCTTGAGAGCGGCTCTGAGTTGTGTATATGATCCAAGGAATATCTCTCCATCTGGCAAGGGACGGTACCGATGACTGAGCTTCTCCAGCGGGCCTTTGATAGAGCCTCCGAGCTGCCTGAAAATCAGCAGGATGAATTTGCGCGCTTCCTGCTTGCTGAGTTGGATTCGGAACGACGCTGGGATGAGTTGTTCAGTCTCCCGGAGTCAGACGACCTCCTGGACAGGTTGGCGGATGACGCTCTGGGCGCCCACAAGGCTGGCAGAACGAGGCCCGCAGGTCGGCCCTCACTACGAGGTGCCTCTCTGCTCAGCAATCCATGGGGTGTGAGCTAGTTCCCCGGTAGTCTAGTACAAGGCCTTTTCACCCTCACCCCAACCCTCTCCCATCAAGGGAGAGTGGGTTACAAAGAGATCTCCGAAAGCGGGGACCCATCTGCCGCATCGGACTATTCGGCAATCCAGTGCGTGTGGGCTAATCCCAAATGGCTTGCCGCCAGAGTGTTTTCGCCCTTACCCTGACGCTCTTCCTCAGGGAGAAGGGGTAACTGATTGGGTTCCAAGCTGGAAAGCCATTTCTGTCTCTTCCTGTGATCCCTAAGCGGGGTCATGAAGATGGCTGCGGGAACCGCGTCAGATACGTTGCGTACGCCAAGTGCCTGTGTTAGATTGCCGAGAATTTCGCTTGGACTCCTCTTTATTTGGCCTCGATGAAGCTTTGGCAGCACTCTCCGGACATCGGCAGCCACGGCCTGATTGGCGACATGTCTTCGGCGGCTCTGGTCGCCACTGACGGGACAATCGACTGGCTATGCATGCCCAGGTTCGACTCGCCCAGCGTCTTTGCCGCACTGCTCGACAGCAAGTCGGGTGGCAGATTTCAGATCGCGCCCGCTGGACTCGCGTCCAGCAGTCAGAAGTACCTGCCTGACACCAACATTCTGCAGACGTCTTTCAGGACTGAGATGGGCGTGCTGAC
This region of Dehalococcoidia bacterium genomic DNA includes:
- a CDS encoding putative addiction module antidote protein, which gives rise to MEKTKTRPWDPAEHLETEEDMAAYLNVALEDGDLSLIMATLGDIARARRMAFVAQQTGLGRESLYKSLSTDGNPEFATVLKVVSALGLRLQATTLPEGGG
- a CDS encoding type II toxin-antitoxin system RelE/ParE family toxin; its protein translation is RLRDRQARVRIDNRIRRLSLGNPGDVRPVGVGISEIRVNYGPGYRVYYVQRGETLIVLLAGGDKDSQERDIRRALELARGL
- the eno gene encoding phosphopyruvate hydratase, whose product is MTTISDIRAREVLDSRGNPTVEVNIGLSDGSWGRALVPSGASTGANEAVEIRDGDPNRFHGRGVLKAVANVHNKIAPALSGKSVMDQRAIDDLLLELDGTKNKSELGANAVLGVSLAAARAASTSSGKSLYEHFYSLHQDESGDGEPMTLPVPMFNIINGGRHAENSTDFQEFMVLPLGFDTFKRAMQAGVEVYHSLMTGLRNRALGTNVGDEGGFAPPVTTNRQAVELLIEAIERAGYTPGEHCFLALDVAASELSSRPARYTLPQRETSLSSEDLVDIYDAWISDYPIISIEDGLAEDDWNSWDMMTRRLGSRVQLVGDDIYSTNPRLIEHGIERSTSNAVLVKLNQIGTVSETLDAIRMTHEAGWGIVISHRSGETEDSSIADLAVGVGAGQIKAGAPVRGERTAKYNRLLLIEEQLGTDAKYAGPEAYEKYLPRS
- a CDS encoding glycoside hydrolase family 15 protein; translated protein: MYDYGLIGDMSSAALVGMDGSVDWLCLPRFDSPSVFAAILDQDIGGRFRIWPSATYATVQSYVEDTNVLETEFTTSTGVVSITDFMPIQDNDKDGKPDKYPDNPPELHRIVRCSAGSVEMRCEYEPRHDYARAVPEFRAVSTNGGGSAVEAQGGGQTMMLLASVPLHESAAGVSGSFTMSEVDSATFVMAYGPDRPANLEHYRTQDKLELTQGYWEDLVAMMNYEGLWREQVVRSFLVLHLMIYRGTGAMVAAPTTSLPETLGGSRNWDYRFSWLRDTSFAVDILYRLGDQYGADFYIQWLLEQCQLNTRRTRILYGITQESSLEEQVLEHLSGYEDSRPVRIGNGAAEHLQMDVFGEVIASIHSLLVLHGELPEEAWDLVCSLAEDVVNNWHRRDRGVWEVRGGMQHFVYSKVLCWVALDTAAYIAAAVEQRRYYRRWSQVAYDIKTELLEQGWSESKQAFRQHYASEALDASNLAIPFFGLIPSEDPRVRQNLDAIERELTDGPLVWRYLPEETDDGLDAQPEGAFTMLSFWLIGNLIYTGQMDKAFDYFNDMISRCSNHLGLFAEMFDPATERQLGNFPQAYSHIGLIHTALNLSGYIVDTPTRLIRRRDEG
- a CDS encoding collagen-like protein is translated as MKSVSALVLSILVVAALTLVSCGPSNDEIREIVRDEVNRIDIPAGPPGPAGPRGDRGATGIRGDIGRLGPEGPPGPQGEAGAQGPAGDPGPKGEPGDAGPRGEAGPAGARGEAGPPGEVGPRGEAGPRGLRGEPGPQGEPGPEGPPGPAGAISEVLTSLEVEELIIRVPGGVGYIIVRGGVGNKVADIRWYDSETDEIVGEIIADSKQGMRLSSKSAEGEWTRSPCAPRKSGDEECVVRHRCNSFVLCPASYAGR
- a CDS encoding DUF1330 domain-containing protein, whose amino-acid sequence is MKGYVIMDAEIIDTDAYSEFAEKSPAAIAAHGGRLLARTSDVDVIQGNWVPKRFVIVEFDSLEAAKGYMASVEYEALDELRRRATRANIVVFEGIDS